The segment TATATAACTCACTGATTCTCAGCGTGCAAAAACTTTTATATTAAGCCATTTTTTTCTTTCCATGCAGGGATTACAGCAAAGCAGGGACCATGTGGCAGAATCCAAGCCTTCTCATGTTTTTACCAGTCTGCCAAAATTTCTTAGAAAATCCGAGGCCAGGCCTTCCCGGTCAGTTGAATCGGACAGGATGATGCAGCAATGGGTTGGCGATTACCACGATGCACGGCAGCAAAACCTTGGCTATTGGGCTGTTGCAGCATTCTGCGCGTCTTTGCCCATTGTCGCTAAGCCGGCTTCAAGATTAATCCTTGACGAAAATACAGCCAATAGCATTGATGCCCTGGTAGACCATTTTGCAATAAACACTGCTCCGGGGGCTCTTGTAAGCGCAGCCCTTTATTCCGGCGTAATCCTTTCGCCGCTCAAAAACCTGCTGCGCGATTATGCAATCTTCAGGGGCTATATCTCTGGCAATGATGATTCTGCGCAATAATCAATAGCAATAATCAATAATCTGTCTCAGGCCACTATTCTCACCGCTGTTCTCCCATGCAGCGCACAATTTCAGAAATGAGCCTCATTTAACTTATTGACATACGGGCAGTCTATCCTGACCTTTTCTATTTTGCCGTCGATGTTTTTGTAGGCATGCATCTTCACAAAAAAGCGGTTGCTGACGCTCCCGGAAAGGTATTTATCCTTCTTATTGTAAGCCCAGGGGGTTTTTTTCCTGGTGTCCCAGATTACCAAAAGTATGCTGACCCATTTGTTTCCCTGCGCCAAAAGGTCCTTCCTGTCATGCCTGCTGAGCTTGTCGGGAAAATCAGAATGCGAATGGAAGTCGCCTATCATCTTGTGATTTGAAAGGTACTTCAATGCCTTTTTCATTTTTCTTTCGCGGTGCGAATCAACATCAACATAATCATAAGTCCTTGTTGCGGTTTGGTAATTGACGGAATTCCTGACAAGGCTTGTTCCATTAAAGCTGAGGCCGAGCAGGACCCCGTAGCTTTCCTTTTTGTAAGTCTCAAGGCAGGAGCTGACCATGCTGATAAATGCCGCCTGGTTGAGCCTTACAAATTTTCCCGCCATTTTCTTCCTCCAGAATCCGAAGGCAAATGAACCGAATTATCCATTCACCGACGTCCAATTTAAGCCGTTCCCGGCTATCTTCTGTAAGTTTTCATCATTTATAACGGTAACGAAAAGCTATTAATTTCACTATAGAAAATAAATCCAATTAAACCTGAAATTTAATATAAAAAACAAGTAGGAAAAAAAGAGAAAAATGAAGCTCGGGTCGAAATTATCAACTTTTCTTGTAACTACACCTTAATTAATCCATATTTTTATATAATTAATGCTCGAAACAATATCATGTTCGACATCATCACAGTCGGCTCAGCCACAATGGACGTGTTTGCCGACACGGACTCTGAATTAA is part of the Candidatus Woesearchaeota archaeon genome and harbors:
- a CDS encoding Mov34/MPN/PAD-1 family protein, whose amino-acid sequence is MAGKFVRLNQAAFISMVSSCLETYKKESYGVLLGLSFNGTSLVRNSVNYQTATRTYDYVDVDSHRERKMKKALKYLSNHKMIGDFHSHSDFPDKLSRHDRKDLLAQGNKWVSILLVIWDTRKKTPWAYNKKDKYLSGSVSNRFFVKMHAYKNIDGKIEKVRIDCPYVNKLNEAHF